The genome window TCGCCGCCAGCGGCCAGACCCTGGAACAGTTGAAGAAGCTGCAACATGACCTGCAAGCGCTACGCGGGCATTTGCAAGACAGCCTCTGACTCCCCCTGTGGGAGCGGGCTCGCTCGCGAAGGTGCCGGGACATCCGATCTCCCCGCCAACTGACCCACCGCAATCGCGAGCAAGCTCGCTCCCACATTGAAGTTGCGGCGCTCCCCTCTGTGGGAGCGAGCTTGCTCGCGATTGCGGCCTCCCTGCCTACCAGCTAAAAAATTTTTAACACCACCAAACCCCTCTAGCTCAAGGGGTACAAGCCCTTTCAGCCTGAATTTTCATACCTGCCTCGAAAATTTATCTTGCGCACAAAATATTAGCGCTATACATTCGCCTCACACCTACTTAGCGCGCAAACATTTAGCGCAAATAACCCAACCCAGAAACGAGGCTCCCATCATGCAAACGCTCTACACCGCAATCGCAACTTCCACCGGCGGCCGTGACGGTCGTGCGATCTCCAGTGACAACATTCTCGACGTCAAACTCGCCACGCCCAAGGAACTCGGCGGTGCGGGCGGTGCGGCGACCAACCCCGAGCAATTGTTCGCCGCCGGCTACTCGGCCTGCTTCATCGGCGCCCTGAAATTCGTGGCCAGCCAGAGCAAACGCAAGATCCCGGACGACGCCTCGATTACCGCCCACGTCGGCATCGGCCAGATCCCCGGTGGTTTCGGTCTCGACATCGACCTGCACATCAGCCTGCCAGGGCTGGACCAGACCGACGCGCAAAGCCTGGTGGACGCGGCTCACCACGTCTGCCCGTACTCCAACGCCACCCGCGGCAACGTGGATGTGCGCCTGCACGTGACCGTCTGACCACCAACCCTGGCCCCGAACTCAAGGAGATGCACATGAACACATTCAGCAAAGCCCTGACCGGCACCCTTCTCGCCCTCAGCGTCAGCAGCGCCTTCGCCGACGGGATCGTCGAACACAACACCCAGGCGTTTCTCGACGCGCTCAATGCCGGCACCGGCAAGCCACTGGAGCAGCTGTCGCCCAAGGACGCCCGCGCCGTCCTGGTGGGCGCCCAGGCGGGGGTAAAGTTGACCTTGCCCAAGGCCGACGTCAGCGAGAAAACCATCCAGGTCGATGGCCAGCCGATCAGCCTGACCATCGTTCGCCCCGCCGGGGTCAAGGGTGAGTTGCCGGTGTTCATGTTCTTCCACGGCGGTGGCTGGGTACTGGGCGACTTCCCGACCCACGAACGACTGGTCCGGGATCTGGTGGCGGGGTCCGGTGCCGTCGCGGTGTTCGTCAACTACACGCCTTCACCCGAGGCGCATTACCCGGTGGCGATCAACCAGGCTTACGCCGCAACGAGATGGGTGGCCGAGCACGGCAAGCAGATCAACGTCGATGGCAAGCGCCTGGCCGTGGTGGGCAACAGCGTCGGCGGCAACATGGCGGCGGTCGTGGCCTTGATGGCGAAGGACAAAGGCACGCCGGCGATCCGTTTCCAGGCATTGCTGTGGCCGGTGACCGATGCCAGCTTCGAGACGGCGTCCTACAACCAGTTCGCCGAAGGGCACTTCCTCAGTAAAAACATGATGAAGTGGTTCTGGGACAACTACACCACCGATGCCGGGCAACGCGGCGAGATCTATGCCTCGCCGCTACGGGCCAGCACCGCGCAACTCAAGGGCCTGCCGCCAGCGCTGGTGCAGACCGCCGAGGCCGATGTCTTGCGCGATGAAGGCGAAGCCTATGCCCGCAAACTGGACGCGGCCGGTGTGCCCGTGACGGCCGTACGCTACAACGGCATGATCCACGACTACGGCTTGCTCAACGTGGTCAGCCAGGTGCCAGCGGTGCGTTCGGCGATGTTGCAGGTGTCCGAAGAGCTCAAGCAGCACCTGAAGTGATGATGGAACCAGGAGAAGCCACGGGATCTGGTATTCAGTCCTGAAATAAAAAAGCCCGACTCAATGGTCGGGCTTTTTTATACAGAAGGCTGCGCTTACTTGGCGCGACCTTTGTAGGAACCGCCTTCGCGGGTATCGATCTCGATCATGTCGCCGATTTCGATGAAGTCAGCGACCGACAGTTCGGTACCGTTCTTCAGTTTGGCAGGCTTCATGACCTTGCCGGACGTGTCACCGCGAGCGGAACCTTCGGTGTAGTCAACCTGACGCACGATGGTGGTCGGCAGTTCTACGGAAACCAGGCGCTCTTCGAAGAACACAGCTTCGCAGACGTCGGTCATGCCTTCTTCGATGAATGGCAGAACGCTTTCGATGTCTTCGGCGTTCAGCTCGTACATGGTGTAGTCAGTGGTGTCCATGAACGTGTAGGTGTCACCGCTGATGAAGGACAGGGTCGCTTCTTTGCGGTCGAGGATCACGTCGTCCAGTTTGTCGTCGGCGCTGTAGACGATCTCGGTCTTGTAACCGGTCAGCAGGTTCTTCAGCTTGGTCTTCATGATCGCGCTGTTACGACCCGACTTGGTGAACTCAGCTTTCTGAACCAGCCAAGGATCGTTTTCGAGACGGATCACGGTCCCGGGTTTCAGTTCTTTACCAGTTTTCATTGCGAATATCCGAATTTGGATGGGATTTACAAAAATCTAGGCCGCGTATCATATCCAATTTACATAAAACTTCACCAGCGCCGCGGCAAGATCGGGTCGCGAAGCCTGTTCCAGACACCACGCCTGGGCATGTTCGGCCAGTTCCTGCTGCTGTTCGCGGCTGGTTTTCCAATGCTCGGCCATGTCCTGGCCGGCATTCCAGGCCCGCCAGAGACCATTGGTCGCTTTTTGCGCGGCCGGTGAAAGCCCCTGATTATAGAGCCTGAGAAATGCCTCGAGCTTTTCCAGGTGGACGTCTTCTTCCTGCTGGTAGATGTGCCAGAGCAGCGGCCGACCGGCCCATTGCGCGCGCACGAAGGAGTCTTCGCCACGCACGGCGTTGAAATCACAGCACCACAGCAACTGGTCGTACTGATCCTGGCGAACGAACGGCAGCACCTGCACCGTCAGTGCGCCGCGTCGATGCAGCGCACCGACCTTCAGGCCGTCGACACCGAGCCAACGCTCGACGTCGCCCAACACTCGCCCTTCGGGAACCAGCACATGAAATGCCTGGGTATCGGCTGCCATCGCGTCAAACCAGCTCGCCAGCCCGGCGTTCTCGTAGGCGAACAGCGAGATCAGGCAGGCCTGCGGCGCCCGCTCGACGCCCAATCCTTGCAGGAAACTGCGTTGCGCTTCGGCATCCTGCTGGAATTGCCGACGGCGCTCCAGCAGACCGGCCTCACGCAGCAAGCCACCCGTTCCCTCCCGAAAGCCCGGGAAAAAGAAATATTTCTGCACGTGTTTGTATTTGACTGACGGTAAGCCATGGCAACCGATCACCCAGTCTTCGGCGCTCAAATAATCGAGGTTCATCCACAAGGGCGTCGTCTGGCGTTCGGCCATCGCTTCCATGTAGGCACTCGGCAACTGGCAGGCAAATGCGGCGATCACCACCTCGGCGGCCTCGGTGGGCTGCCACTCTGCAGGCCAGTGGCACACTTGCACGCCCTGCTGCCATTGCTCGGGCAGGGTGATATCGATCTGCGGGCACAGCCGTTCGAAGGCACGCAGGTCGTCGACCCACAGCCGCACCGCGAATTGGTGCTCGGCCACCAATTGCCGAGCCAGGCGCCAAGTGACACCGATGTCGCCATAATTATCGACGACGGTGCAGAAAATATCCCAGCGCACAGCCATTCCCGACTCCCTGTGACAAAGGCCTGATTGTCCCGAATAAACCGATCGCGCAGAAGAGCCGACGGCGATTAATCTTCATGCGACAATCAGCGCCTGCCCATGACCCTGCCAGGAAGCAGCCATGCCCGATCACTCGACACCCTCGCGCCTTACGGCTTTGCAATTGACCTTCAGCATTGCCCTGGGCCTGTGGCTGGGGTTCCTGGCCATCGTGTTGACGGGCTGGCTACTGTCCCGATTCCTGTTCAACGAACAACTGGCACCGGTGGCCGCCGCCGTCCATCAACTGGCGCAACCACCGGCGGTGCAACCGGCCCCCGAGCCGCCCACGCCGATGTTCGAGCAGTATCAGCAGAACCTGCAGAGGAACGAACAGCGTCAGGCGCTTGATCAGGCCCGCAGCAATCCTCGCAACCTGTCCAACCCCAAGTGCCAGTTCTGGCTGCAACAGGACCAGAATGCACCCAGTGAAAAAAGCCGTGCCAACGTGCTGCAATTTTGCGAGTGACATGAACAAACAGACCGTCCACCAGTTGATTCTCGACAAGCTCGAGATTGATCTCGATATCGCCGAGCGCGCCGCGCAAACCGCCTACGAAACCGCGACCCACGAAGAAAACATCGCCGAGAACAAATACGACACCCTGGGCCTCGAGGCGTCCTACCTCGCCGCCGGACAAGCCAGGCGCGTGGAAGAAATCCGCCAGGCGCTCACCCTTTGTCAAAACCTGACGTTGAGGCCTTACGACGAGCAGCGCGGCGTTCAGGTCGGCACATTGATCGGGCTGGAAGATGAGCACGGCCGCCAGCAATGGCTCTTCCTCGGGCCGGATGCGGCAGGCTTGAAGGTCTCGCTGGTAGGCCAGCCGATCACCGTCATCACCCCTCGCTCACCGCTGGGCCGAGGCCTGCTGGGCAAGTTCGAAGGGGATGAAGTGGAGATCGTGGTCGCGGGCGCTCGGCAACAGTTCACTGTCACCGAGGCGATCTAGGCAGGTAACGTTTTTTAGTGCACCGGCAGTTCGACGCCGTCGAACAACTCTTCGAGTTCCTGCTTGTTGTGGCACTGGATGGCCTTGGCCATCACTTCCCGGGTCAGGTGCGGCGCGAATTTCTCGATGAAGTCGCACATGAAGCCGCGCAGGAAAGTGCCACGTCGGAAACCGATCTTGGTCACGCTGGATTCGAACAATTCGCTGGCATCCAGCACCACCAGGTCACTGTCGAGCTTGGTATCGACGGCCATCTTCGCGACGATGCCCACGCCCAGGCCCAGGCGGACGTAAGTCTTGATCACGTCGGCGTCGGCGGCGGTGAACACCACTTTCGGCGTCAGGCCACGATGGCTGAAAGCTTCGTCGAGCTTGGAACGCCCGGTGAAACCGAATACGTAGGTGACGATCGGGTATTCGGCCAGGGCTTCGAGAGTCAGCTTCGGCAGCTTGGTCAACGGATGCCCCTGGGGCACGACCACGCAGCGATTCCAGCGGTAGCACGGCATCATCACCAGGTCCCCGAACAGCTCCAGGGCCTCGGTGGCAATGGCGAAATCCACCGTACCGTCGGCAGCCATCTCGGCGATCTGCATCGGCGACCCCTGGTGCATGTGCAGCGCAACGTCGGGGTATTGCTTGATGAAGTTGCTGATCACCGGTGGCAGCGCATAGCGGGCCTGGGTGTGGGTCGTGGCGATCGACAAGGTGCCTTTTTTCTCGTTGGAGAATTCCTGGGCGATCTGCTTGATGCTTTCGACCTTGCGCAGGATCTCGCCAGCCGTGGTGATGATGCGCTCACCGGCCGGGGTCACGCGGGTCAGGTGCTTGCCGCTGCGGGCGAAGACTTCGACGCCCAGCTCGTCTTCCAACAGGCGGATCTGCTTGCTGATGCCGGGTTGCGACGTGTAGAGGCTTTGGGCAGTAGCGGAAACGTTGAGGTCGTGGTGCGCCACTTCCCAGATGTAGCGCAGTTGTTGAAGCTTCATATGTATCCCTCAAAGCAGTTGGACGCCACGGGCATCAGCGACGGTATATAACTATATGGAAGGTCACGACAATAAATCTAGAACTTTTTATAAAACGCCATCATTTAGCCTCAAGCCTCGCCCTGACGTCGACGCTGGACCAGCGGAACCAGGTAGACCGGTACCCGGGATAACTGCAATACCCGGGCAGCGGTCCTGCCCAAGGGGGTTTCACCGTTCGCCCCTTGGCAATGACTGCCTACGATCAGCAAATCAACGGAGAGTTTCGCAGCCTGCTCCAGGATGACCTGGGAAGGATCGCCCTGGTACACCCTGACCGACCTGATCAGTTTCAAGTCCTGTTGCCCTTCCCCCAATTCCTCACGAAAACTGTCGAGCACCCGCTGTTCGATATTGGCCATCACCGTATTCAGACCTTGGCGATGGAATTCGTTCAGCGCCTGCTCGTCGAGATAGCTTTGCAACACCGATTCGGCGAACAGCCCCATCGGTTCCACCGCATGCACCACATACAACTCGGCTTCAAACGTCCGTGCCAGCGCCAAGGCATGCTGCATCACATAAGGGGCATAAAGGCCCAGGTCTGTGGCGTACAGCATCGAACGAATCATGTGACCTCCTCACGTGCCAGAATGGCGGAGATTGATTCAGCTTAGCAGCGCCTCGGGGACTGCGACGTGCGGCCTGACGTCCCGACCCAGAGGCAGTCAGGGCTTTATTTCGTTACTGATGCCATGGGGCACGTGACCGGTGGCGACCACCTCCCGGGCCAGTTCGCAGTGGCCAGTCTGGTCATCGAAAAACACATCGGCGGCAAAGGCCTCCAGGAAGGCCGATTTGGTCAGGCCGCCGAGAAACAGCGACTCGTCCAAGCGGATATCCCACTCACGCAAAGTCCGGATGACCCGCTCATGGGCCGGTGCCGAACGGGCGGTCACCAGGGCCGTGCGGATGGGGCAGGCGTCCTCGGGGAACTCGCGCTGCAGCGCGTTGAGCGCCGCCAGGAAGCCCTTGAACGGCCCGCCTCGCAGCGGTTCACGGGCAGACTGCCGCTCGCTGGCCTGGAAAGCTTCCAGGCCACCGGCCTGATAGACACGCTCCGACTCATCGGAAAACAGCACGGCATCGCCGTCGAAGGCAATGCGCAGTTCTGCGCTGGCGGCGCGACTGGCCCCACCCGACAGGATGGTCGCCGCGGCAAACCCGGCGTCCAGGGCGCTGCGCACGTCTTCAGCGTGGGTGGACAAGAACAGGTCACAGCCGAATGCCTTGAGGTACGGGTAAGGACTGCGACCGCCAACGAAGGCCGCGCGCGAAATCGCCAGCCCATAATGATGGATCGAGTTGAACACCCGAAGGCCGGTGTCGGCACTGTTGCGCGACACCAGGATCACCTCGACCCGGGCACGCCCCAGGTGTTCGTTGAGGTCCAGCAGTTTCTGCACGAGGGCGAACGCGTCACCGGGTGCCAGGACTTCGTCTTCATGCTCGATCTGGTATTGCCGATAGGCCTCGACGCCACTCGACAAGTACACCTTGTGGCTTTCCCTCAGGTCGAACAACGCCCGCGACGAAATCGCCAGCACCAGTTTGTCGTCGATGTTGTTTGCCATGCCACTCCCCTTTCGCCCCGCTCAGCGGTTACAGCGATCCATGAACGCCAACGCCTGATACAAGGCTTCGATTTTCGGCAGCTCACACCCTGCCGCTTTCGCCGCCGCCAATGGCCGGCCGTAGATCGCGTCCAGTTCCAGCGCTCGCTTGTGGGAATAATCGTGGTACATGCTCGGCCAGTAATCGGGCATCTTCTCGGTCATCGTGAACAGATACTCGGCATAACCCGGCGCGATGTGATGCCCGCAGGCTTGCGCACCGCGGACCACCTCCGCCATCAGCGCCTGGATCAATTCGCGGCTATGACTGTTGGCCATCAACGGCGTGGTACTGGCGCCCAACAAAACCGAAAGACCGTTGTACGGCACATTCCACACCAGCTTCTGCCAGCGGGCCTGTTGCAAGCCAGGCATGGCCTGGGCCTCGATACCGGCGCAGCGGAACACGGTCGTCGCCTCTTCGACGATCGCCATGCGTTGCGCCTGATCGGCACAGGGACCGCTGTGATAACCGACGTTGACCGCGCCAAGTGCCTGGTGGGCGATGACGCCAGGGCCGACGCGATGCACGCAGATCAGGCACAGGCCCCCCAGCAGATGCAGCGAATCGGGCAACAACGGTCGAAGATCGTCCTCCACGTCCAGGCCGTTCTGCAGCAACAGGACTTTTGCCCCGTCAGCGGCAGCCTGGGCAATGGCCGGCGCCAGGTCGGCATTGCTGGTGGTCTTGGCGCCGACCAGCAGCCAGTCACAGGGCGGCAT of Pseudomonas fluorescens contains these proteins:
- a CDS encoding organic hydroperoxide resistance protein, giving the protein MQTLYTAIATSTGGRDGRAISSDNILDVKLATPKELGGAGGAATNPEQLFAAGYSACFIGALKFVASQSKRKIPDDASITAHVGIGQIPGGFGLDIDLHISLPGLDQTDAQSLVDAAHHVCPYSNATRGNVDVRLHVTV
- a CDS encoding alpha/beta hydrolase — encoded protein: MNTFSKALTGTLLALSVSSAFADGIVEHNTQAFLDALNAGTGKPLEQLSPKDARAVLVGAQAGVKLTLPKADVSEKTIQVDGQPISLTIVRPAGVKGELPVFMFFHGGGWVLGDFPTHERLVRDLVAGSGAVAVFVNYTPSPEAHYPVAINQAYAATRWVAEHGKQINVDGKRLAVVGNSVGGNMAAVVALMAKDKGTPAIRFQALLWPVTDASFETASYNQFAEGHFLSKNMMKWFWDNYTTDAGQRGEIYASPLRASTAQLKGLPPALVQTAEADVLRDEGEAYARKLDAAGVPVTAVRYNGMIHDYGLLNVVSQVPAVRSAMLQVSEELKQHLK
- a CDS encoding elongation factor P, whose product is MKTGKELKPGTVIRLENDPWLVQKAEFTKSGRNSAIMKTKLKNLLTGYKTEIVYSADDKLDDVILDRKEATLSFISGDTYTFMDTTDYTMYELNAEDIESVLPFIEEGMTDVCEAVFFEERLVSVELPTTIVRQVDYTEGSARGDTSGKVMKPAKLKNGTELSVADFIEIGDMIEIDTREGGSYKGRAK
- the earP gene encoding elongation factor P maturation arginine rhamnosyltransferase EarP → MAVRWDIFCTVVDNYGDIGVTWRLARQLVAEHQFAVRLWVDDLRAFERLCPQIDITLPEQWQQGVQVCHWPAEWQPTEAAEVVIAAFACQLPSAYMEAMAERQTTPLWMNLDYLSAEDWVIGCHGLPSVKYKHVQKYFFFPGFREGTGGLLREAGLLERRRQFQQDAEAQRSFLQGLGVERAPQACLISLFAYENAGLASWFDAMAADTQAFHVLVPEGRVLGDVERWLGVDGLKVGALHRRGALTVQVLPFVRQDQYDQLLWCCDFNAVRGEDSFVRAQWAGRPLLWHIYQQEEDVHLEKLEAFLRLYNQGLSPAAQKATNGLWRAWNAGQDMAEHWKTSREQQQELAEHAQAWCLEQASRPDLAAALVKFYVNWI
- a CDS encoding GreA/GreB family elongation factor, whose amino-acid sequence is MNKQTVHQLILDKLEIDLDIAERAAQTAYETATHEENIAENKYDTLGLEASYLAAGQARRVEEIRQALTLCQNLTLRPYDEQRGVQVGTLIGLEDEHGRQQWLFLGPDAAGLKVSLVGQPITVITPRSPLGRGLLGKFEGDEVEIVVAGARQQFTVTEAI
- the cysB gene encoding HTH-type transcriptional regulator CysB, which translates into the protein MKLQQLRYIWEVAHHDLNVSATAQSLYTSQPGISKQIRLLEDELGVEVFARSGKHLTRVTPAGERIITTAGEILRKVESIKQIAQEFSNEKKGTLSIATTHTQARYALPPVISNFIKQYPDVALHMHQGSPMQIAEMAADGTVDFAIATEALELFGDLVMMPCYRWNRCVVVPQGHPLTKLPKLTLEALAEYPIVTYVFGFTGRSKLDEAFSHRGLTPKVVFTAADADVIKTYVRLGLGVGIVAKMAVDTKLDSDLVVLDASELFESSVTKIGFRRGTFLRGFMCDFIEKFAPHLTREVMAKAIQCHNKQELEELFDGVELPVH
- a CDS encoding universal stress protein; this translates as MIRSMLYATDLGLYAPYVMQHALALARTFEAELYVVHAVEPMGLFAESVLQSYLDEQALNEFHRQGLNTVMANIEQRVLDSFREELGEGQQDLKLIRSVRVYQGDPSQVILEQAAKLSVDLLIVGSHCQGANGETPLGRTAARVLQLSRVPVYLVPLVQRRRQGEA
- a CDS encoding 5'-nucleotidase; translated protein: MANNIDDKLVLAISSRALFDLRESHKVYLSSGVEAYRQYQIEHEDEVLAPGDAFALVQKLLDLNEHLGRARVEVILVSRNSADTGLRVFNSIHHYGLAISRAAFVGGRSPYPYLKAFGCDLFLSTHAEDVRSALDAGFAAATILSGGASRAASAELRIAFDGDAVLFSDESERVYQAGGLEAFQASERQSAREPLRGGPFKGFLAALNALQREFPEDACPIRTALVTARSAPAHERVIRTLREWDIRLDESLFLGGLTKSAFLEAFAADVFFDDQTGHCELAREVVATGHVPHGISNEIKP
- a CDS encoding putative 2-dehydropantoate 2-reductase, which translates into the protein MQAGVKPRIGMIGTGAIGGFYGVMLARAGFDVHFLLRSEFAAVAEAGLRIDSAVHGTLALDPVQAYRSAADMPPCDWLLVGAKTTSNADLAPAIAQAAADGAKVLLLQNGLDVEDDLRPLLPDSLHLLGGLCLICVHRVGPGVIAHQALGAVNVGYHSGPCADQAQRMAIVEEATTVFRCAGIEAQAMPGLQQARWQKLVWNVPYNGLSVLLGASTTPLMANSHSRELIQALMAEVVRGAQACGHHIAPGYAEYLFTMTEKMPDYWPSMYHDYSHKRALELDAIYGRPLAAAKAAGCELPKIEALYQALAFMDRCNR